A genome region from Microbacterium terricola includes the following:
- a CDS encoding ABC transporter ATP-binding protein has protein sequence MTIADVHAETPAAPASPVPIYRLAQVTRTYRQKGRIVKALDGVDLDIAAGEFATIQGPTGGGKSTLLQLLGALDKPSSGSLRLGDLDMATATSAQLGALRAREIGFVFQGFNLIPTLTAHENVDMGLEPLGLPRQERADRVTEALTHVGLADRADHKPGELSGGQQQRVAIARAIVKRPTVLLADEPTGNLDESMRDEILTLLRSLNEEGLTLIVVTHDSAVARRASRRLKLERGSIRDITR, from the coding sequence ATGACCATCGCAGACGTGCACGCCGAGACGCCGGCGGCACCCGCATCCCCCGTCCCCATCTACCGGCTCGCGCAGGTCACGCGCACCTACCGGCAGAAGGGCCGGATCGTGAAGGCGCTCGACGGCGTCGACCTCGACATCGCCGCGGGGGAGTTCGCGACCATCCAGGGACCGACCGGCGGCGGGAAGTCGACCCTCCTGCAGCTGCTCGGCGCCCTCGACAAGCCGTCCAGCGGATCGCTGCGGCTCGGCGACCTCGACATGGCGACCGCGACGAGCGCCCAGCTCGGGGCGCTGCGCGCCCGCGAGATCGGGTTCGTGTTCCAGGGGTTCAACCTCATCCCGACGCTGACCGCGCACGAGAACGTCGACATGGGCCTCGAGCCGCTCGGCCTGCCGAGGCAGGAGCGGGCCGACCGAGTCACCGAGGCGCTCACCCACGTGGGCCTCGCCGACCGCGCCGACCACAAGCCGGGCGAGCTCTCCGGGGGCCAGCAGCAGCGCGTCGCGATCGCCCGCGCGATCGTGAAGCGACCGACGGTGCTCCTGGCCGACGAGCCGACGGGCAACCTCGACGAGAGCATGCGCGACGAGATCCTCACGCTGCTGCGGAGCCTGAACGAGGAGGGGCTGACGCTCATCGTCGTGACCCACGACTCGGCGGTCGCCCGCAGGGCGAGCCGACGCCTGAAGCTCGAGCGCGGCAGCATCCGCGACATCACGCGCTGA
- a CDS encoding ABC transporter permease, translating into MYGTYLRRELAGRKKQTIIVATGLAIAIALVIIVNALAAGVRDAQSQALESVYGVGTDITVTGSMAEPGEGGQGGRFEFDEEGGTTADDGTTSLSQSRLTADMMRGTLEASTVDTVAGLDGVAAASGALSLTNATFSGELPQRPDDSGATTETQGQAPPQGDGGGAGGGFGGGSFDVESYTVLGIDPADTAVGPLSAVEVTDGRGLASSDAGADVAVLDATYASTSELAVGDTIDVGGTDVEVVGIVSATGSEADTAANVYLPLDTAQTIAGLDDVVSTVYVQAESADAIASVQSAIEAELPDATVSSQSDLAATVSGSLSSATSLITNLGTWLSIIVLAVALAMAVLFTISGVSRRTREFGTLKAIGWSNGRVVGQVAGESVVQGLIGGAAGLVIGLAGIAAINLISPTISAAPAAATQTGPGGGQMMMGGGGPFAQASQTAADIVLHAPLTPWVIVAAVGLAVAGGLLAGAFGGWRAARLSPAEALRSVG; encoded by the coding sequence ATGTACGGCACGTACCTACGGCGCGAGCTCGCCGGCCGGAAGAAGCAGACGATCATCGTCGCCACCGGCCTCGCGATCGCCATCGCGCTCGTCATCATCGTCAACGCACTCGCGGCCGGCGTCCGCGACGCGCAGTCCCAGGCGCTCGAGTCGGTCTACGGCGTCGGCACCGACATCACCGTCACCGGCTCGATGGCGGAGCCGGGGGAGGGCGGCCAGGGCGGCCGGTTCGAGTTCGACGAGGAGGGCGGCACGACCGCCGACGACGGCACGACCTCGCTCAGCCAGTCGCGGCTGACCGCCGACATGATGCGCGGAACGCTCGAGGCCTCGACCGTCGACACCGTCGCAGGCCTGGACGGCGTGGCCGCCGCATCCGGCGCCCTCAGCCTCACCAACGCCACCTTCTCGGGCGAGCTCCCGCAGCGCCCCGATGACTCCGGCGCGACCACCGAGACGCAGGGGCAGGCGCCTCCGCAGGGCGACGGCGGCGGCGCGGGCGGCGGCTTCGGCGGCGGCTCGTTCGACGTCGAGTCCTACACCGTGCTGGGCATCGACCCCGCCGACACCGCGGTCGGACCGCTGTCGGCCGTCGAGGTGACGGACGGGCGCGGGCTCGCGTCGTCCGACGCCGGGGCGGACGTCGCCGTGCTGGACGCGACCTACGCCTCGACCAGCGAGCTCGCCGTGGGCGACACCATCGACGTGGGCGGCACCGACGTCGAGGTGGTCGGCATCGTCTCCGCCACCGGCAGCGAGGCCGACACCGCCGCGAACGTATACCTGCCGCTGGACACCGCGCAGACCATCGCCGGCCTCGACGACGTCGTGTCGACGGTGTACGTGCAGGCCGAGTCGGCCGACGCCATCGCCTCCGTGCAGTCGGCGATCGAGGCGGAGCTGCCCGACGCCACCGTCAGTTCGCAGTCCGATCTCGCCGCGACCGTCTCCGGCTCGCTCTCCAGTGCCACGTCGCTGATCACGAACCTCGGCACCTGGCTGTCCATCATCGTGCTCGCGGTCGCCCTGGCGATGGCGGTGCTGTTCACCATCTCCGGCGTCTCGCGCCGCACGCGCGAGTTCGGCACGCTCAAGGCCATCGGCTGGTCCAACGGACGCGTCGTCGGCCAGGTCGCCGGCGAGTCGGTCGTGCAGGGCCTCATCGGCGGCGCGGCCGGTCTCGTGATCGGGCTGGCGGGCATCGCGGCCATCAACCTCATCTCCCCGACGATCTCGGCGGCTCCCGCTGCCGCGACGCAGACCGGACCGGGCGGCGGCCAGATGATGATGGGCGGCGGCGGACCGTTCGCGCAGGCGTCGCAGACCGCCGCCGACATCGTCCTGCACGCCCCGCTCACGCCGTGGGTGATCGTCGCCGCGGTCGGCCTCGCCGTCGCCGGCGGCCTGCTCGCCGGGGCGTTCGGCGGCTGGCGCGCCGCGCGGCTCAGCCCGGCCGAAGCCCTCCGATCGGTGGGCTGA
- a CDS encoding response regulator transcription factor yields MTAIAPATALHRPDGTPLRVLVVDDEQMLTDLLSMALRMEGWDVRTAASGFQALQSAREFEPDAMVLDIMMPDLDGMAVLQRLRHSGNDVPVLFLTAKDSVGDRVAGLTAGGDDYVTKPFSLEEVVARLRGLMRRAGSALADEAEPILRVADLSLNEDSHEVERAGQAIELTATEFELLRFLMRNQRRVVSKAQILDRVWNYDFGGRSSVVELYISYLRKKIDAGREPLIHTVRGVGYMIKAPQ; encoded by the coding sequence ATGACCGCGATCGCTCCCGCCACCGCCCTCCACCGCCCCGACGGCACGCCCCTGCGCGTGCTGGTCGTCGACGACGAGCAGATGCTCACCGATCTGCTGTCGATGGCGCTGCGGATGGAGGGATGGGACGTGCGCACGGCCGCGAGCGGCTTCCAGGCGCTGCAGTCGGCGCGGGAGTTCGAGCCGGACGCCATGGTGCTCGACATCATGATGCCCGACCTCGACGGCATGGCGGTGCTGCAGCGGCTGCGCCACTCCGGCAACGACGTGCCCGTGCTGTTCCTCACCGCGAAGGATTCCGTCGGCGACCGGGTCGCCGGCCTCACCGCGGGCGGAGACGACTACGTCACCAAGCCGTTCAGCCTCGAGGAGGTCGTGGCGCGGCTGCGCGGCCTCATGCGGCGCGCGGGCAGCGCCCTCGCCGACGAGGCCGAGCCCATCCTGCGGGTCGCCGACCTGTCGCTGAACGAGGACAGCCACGAGGTCGAGCGCGCCGGCCAGGCGATCGAGCTGACCGCGACCGAGTTCGAGCTGCTGCGCTTCCTCATGCGCAACCAGCGCCGGGTGGTGTCGAAGGCGCAGATCCTCGACCGGGTCTGGAACTACGACTTCGGCGGGCGCTCCAGCGTCGTCGAGCTGTACATCTCGTACCTGCGGAAGAAGATCGACGCGGGCCGCGAGCCGCTCATCCACACTGTGCGCGGCGTCGGCTACATGATCAAGGCGCCCCAGTGA
- a CDS encoding sensor histidine kinase — protein sequence MTQTADAEPAEPSPTTAPRLRWSLQTRLMVAVIGIVSLMLVIIAVATSAVFGTVLQDNLNAKLQTTQQQTGQVLLQLQYGPPGEPITAYDVLEAGREQPGTLLIVRAPEGTTTGAVVASDTDVETLSDEQVDAVVEGISQPEHDVDVPGLGEYRVTAYQAQSYVAVAGLPLSEVQTTITQMLTTMLLVTAGGLLLLAAVIALVIRASLAPLRAVADTATRVAAMPMSEGAVTISERVPGDQADEHTEIGRVGHALNTLLDHVDESLDARQRNEERMRRFVADASHELRTPLASIRGYSELSLRAPDLSENTESSLERIQAQSLRMTTLVEDLLLLARLDEGQELVYGSVDLSQLAIEAVADARPAGPDHIWQLDLGEDPVVVAGDAVRLHQVAANLLANARTHTPAGTTVTVSVHRADGQAVLRVHDDGPGVDPAIADDLFERFSRADRSRARKTGGTGLGLSIAKAIVDAHGGTLSVQSTPGDTTFELRLPARPADAAEA from the coding sequence GTGACGCAGACCGCCGACGCGGAGCCGGCCGAGCCGTCCCCCACCACGGCGCCGAGGCTGCGCTGGAGCCTGCAGACGCGACTGATGGTCGCGGTGATCGGCATCGTGTCGCTCATGCTCGTGATCATCGCCGTGGCCACGAGCGCGGTCTTCGGCACCGTGCTGCAGGACAATCTGAACGCCAAGCTGCAGACCACGCAGCAGCAGACCGGCCAGGTGCTGCTGCAGCTGCAGTACGGTCCCCCTGGCGAGCCCATCACGGCGTACGACGTGCTCGAGGCCGGCCGTGAGCAGCCGGGCACGCTGCTGATCGTGCGCGCGCCGGAGGGCACGACCACCGGCGCCGTCGTCGCGTCGGACACGGACGTCGAGACCCTCTCCGACGAGCAGGTCGACGCGGTCGTCGAAGGGATCAGCCAGCCGGAGCACGATGTCGACGTGCCCGGTCTCGGCGAGTACCGCGTGACCGCCTACCAGGCGCAGAGCTACGTCGCCGTCGCCGGCCTGCCCCTGAGCGAGGTGCAGACGACGATCACCCAGATGCTCACCACGATGCTGCTGGTCACCGCGGGCGGCCTGCTGCTGCTCGCGGCGGTGATCGCCCTGGTCATCAGGGCCAGCCTCGCGCCGCTGCGCGCCGTCGCCGACACCGCCACCCGCGTGGCCGCCATGCCGATGTCCGAGGGCGCGGTGACGATCAGCGAGCGCGTGCCGGGCGATCAGGCCGACGAGCACACCGAGATCGGGCGCGTCGGCCACGCGCTGAACACGCTGCTCGACCACGTCGACGAGTCGCTCGACGCGCGACAGCGCAACGAGGAGCGGATGCGTCGCTTCGTCGCCGACGCGAGCCACGAGCTGCGCACGCCGCTGGCATCGATCCGCGGCTACTCGGAGCTGTCGCTGCGGGCGCCCGACCTCTCTGAGAACACGGAGTCGTCCCTCGAGCGCATCCAGGCGCAGTCGCTGCGGATGACGACCCTGGTCGAGGACCTCCTGCTGCTGGCGCGGCTCGACGAGGGCCAGGAGCTCGTGTACGGCTCCGTCGACCTGTCGCAGCTGGCGATCGAGGCGGTCGCCGATGCGCGGCCGGCCGGCCCCGACCACATCTGGCAGCTCGACCTGGGCGAGGATCCCGTCGTGGTCGCCGGCGACGCGGTGCGCCTGCACCAGGTCGCAGCGAACCTGCTCGCGAACGCCCGGACGCACACCCCTGCCGGCACGACCGTCACGGTGAGCGTGCATCGTGCCGACGGTCAGGCGGTGCTGCGGGTGCACGACGACGGCCCCGGGGTCGATCCGGCGATCGCCGACGACCTGTTCGAGCGCTTCTCGCGGGCCGACCGGTCGCGCGCGCGGAAGACCGGCGGCACCGGTCTCGGCCTGTCGATCGCGAAGGCCATCGTCGACGCGCACGGCGGGACGCTGAGTGTGCAGAGCACCCCCGGCGACACCACGTTCGAGCTGCGTCTGCCGGCGCGCCCGGCCGACGCGGCCGAGGCCTGA
- a CDS encoding FAD-dependent oxidoreductase: protein MTGTLTALWNRVYAQLGRLSMYRLVLLGLAALALVALILSFFGLVAPTPLELVVSLAVLCGVCVVVDAVAQRMLGLPARVESSLITAHILLFVLRPTLEPVALVGLAVAAAVASLSKYALAWRGRHIFNPAAVGATVLTLLSIPWPELGASSWWVGTPAMAAPVILVGVAVLWRTEKLRVVGIFLLIAVAVALLRTVAQYQAAGLEIDYGQVLWSVLWSSPFLFLGAFMLSEPLTLPPRRWQQSTVAAVVGVLAGWPIPLGEITLGQERALLIGNLVAFAFSFRAAVRLTLVSREQITASVQQLTFRTARRLAFSPGQYVELEVPHPHPDARGTRREFSIASAPEDLPQLVVAFKESTGPDGKPQSSYKKALAQVSPGGALAATGVWGDFLLPSRHGAPVLMVAAGIGVTPFVSQLRHVSAAAEDRDIVLVYIASTAAELAFRDELAATRVPVVVFTRDEPESLPAHWRWAGGVRLDADGLLAVVPDISARHAYISGPAGLIADLAPALERARSITTDAFSGY from the coding sequence ATGACCGGAACCCTCACCGCGCTGTGGAACCGCGTCTACGCGCAGCTCGGCCGGCTCTCGATGTACCGGCTGGTGCTGCTCGGGCTCGCGGCGCTCGCGCTGGTGGCCCTCATCCTGTCGTTCTTCGGGCTGGTCGCCCCCACGCCCCTCGAGCTGGTCGTCAGTCTCGCCGTCCTGTGCGGCGTCTGCGTCGTGGTGGACGCGGTCGCCCAGCGGATGCTGGGACTCCCGGCACGGGTGGAGTCGTCCCTGATCACGGCTCACATCCTGCTGTTCGTGCTGCGACCCACGCTCGAGCCGGTCGCGCTGGTCGGGCTCGCCGTGGCCGCGGCCGTCGCGTCGCTCTCGAAGTACGCGCTGGCCTGGCGCGGGCGCCACATCTTCAACCCCGCCGCGGTCGGCGCGACCGTGCTGACGCTGCTCAGCATCCCGTGGCCCGAGCTCGGCGCCTCGTCGTGGTGGGTCGGGACTCCGGCGATGGCCGCGCCCGTGATCCTCGTCGGGGTGGCGGTGCTCTGGCGCACCGAGAAGCTCCGGGTCGTCGGGATCTTCCTCCTCATCGCGGTCGCGGTGGCGCTCCTGCGCACCGTGGCCCAGTACCAGGCGGCCGGCCTGGAGATCGACTACGGCCAGGTGCTCTGGAGCGTGCTGTGGTCCTCGCCGTTCCTGTTCCTCGGCGCGTTCATGCTGTCCGAGCCGCTCACCCTGCCGCCGCGGCGCTGGCAGCAGTCCACGGTCGCCGCGGTCGTCGGTGTGCTCGCCGGATGGCCGATCCCGCTGGGCGAGATCACCCTGGGCCAGGAGCGGGCGCTGCTGATCGGCAACCTCGTCGCCTTCGCGTTCTCGTTCCGCGCGGCGGTGCGGCTCACCCTCGTCTCGCGTGAGCAGATCACCGCGAGCGTGCAGCAGCTCACGTTCCGGACCGCGCGCCGCCTCGCCTTCTCGCCGGGCCAGTACGTCGAGCTCGAGGTGCCGCATCCGCATCCCGATGCCCGGGGCACCCGGCGCGAATTCAGCATCGCGTCGGCGCCGGAGGACCTTCCGCAGCTCGTCGTCGCGTTCAAGGAGTCGACCGGACCGGACGGCAAGCCGCAGAGCTCGTACAAGAAGGCCCTCGCGCAGGTGTCGCCGGGGGGCGCACTGGCGGCGACCGGCGTGTGGGGCGACTTCCTGCTGCCGAGCCGTCACGGCGCACCCGTTCTCATGGTCGCCGCGGGCATCGGCGTGACCCCGTTCGTGTCGCAGCTGCGCCACGTCAGCGCCGCGGCGGAGGACCGCGACATCGTGCTCGTGTACATCGCGTCGACCGCGGCCGAGCTGGCCTTCCGCGACGAGCTGGCCGCCACCCGCGTCCCGGTGGTGGTCTTCACCCGCGACGAGCCGGAGTCGCTGCCGGCGCACTGGCGGTGGGCGGGCGGCGTGCGCCTGGACGCCGACGGCCTCCTCGCGGTCGTGCCCGACATCTCGGCGCGCCACGCGTACATCTCCGGCCCGGCCGGCCTCATCGCCGACCTCGCGCCGGCCCTCGAGCGGGCCCGCTCGATCACGACCGACGCCTTCAGCGGCTATTGA
- a CDS encoding FAD:protein FMN transferase gives MRRPDPVSRAPERVVWRFEAIGTVWEIESAHALPPSVRTTVTETIASFDLEWSRFRDDSLVSRLAAGGSAPAPADAAPMLAVYAELSEATDGAVNPLVGGPLARRGYDAAYSLRDEGPSAAPAAWTDLLTWRDGRLALAAPALIDVGALGKGRLVDLVLAETQHAAGGDLVVDAGGDIAVRGAAQRIALEHPYDPQRAIGVWEVADAALCASATNRRAWGDGLHHVLDARTGEPVRTIAATWALAPDAMHADAAATALFFDGGPALAHRWGVEWVRMTTDGRVEWSPGCGATLFTGR, from the coding sequence ATGCGGCGGCCTGATCCCGTGAGCAGGGCGCCGGAGCGGGTCGTGTGGCGGTTCGAGGCCATCGGCACCGTGTGGGAGATCGAGTCCGCCCACGCGCTTCCCCCGTCGGTGCGGACGACCGTGACGGAGACGATCGCCTCGTTCGACCTGGAGTGGTCGCGGTTCCGCGACGACTCGCTCGTGTCGCGGCTCGCGGCGGGCGGGTCGGCACCCGCGCCGGCGGACGCCGCGCCGATGCTCGCGGTCTACGCGGAGCTGTCGGAGGCCACGGACGGCGCCGTGAACCCGCTCGTCGGCGGACCCCTCGCGCGGCGCGGCTACGACGCCGCCTACTCGCTGCGCGACGAGGGGCCGTCCGCGGCACCGGCCGCATGGACCGACCTCCTGACCTGGCGGGACGGGCGACTCGCCCTCGCCGCACCCGCGCTGATCGACGTCGGCGCGCTCGGGAAGGGGCGCCTGGTGGATCTGGTGCTCGCGGAGACGCAGCACGCCGCCGGGGGAGACCTCGTGGTCGACGCAGGGGGAGACATCGCCGTGCGCGGCGCGGCGCAGCGGATCGCGCTCGAGCACCCGTACGACCCGCAGCGCGCGATCGGCGTCTGGGAGGTCGCCGATGCGGCCCTCTGCGCATCGGCGACGAATCGCCGCGCCTGGGGCGACGGGCTGCACCATGTGCTCGACGCCCGCACCGGCGAGCCGGTGCGCACCATCGCCGCGACCTGGGCGCTCGCACCAGACGCCATGCACGCGGATGCGGCCGCGACCGCGCTCTTCTTCGACGGCGGACCGGCGCTGGCGCACCGGTGGGGCGTCGAATGGGTGCGGATGACGACCGACGGCCGGGTGGAGTGGTCACCAGGCTGCGGCGCGACCCTCTTCACGGGGCGATAG
- a CDS encoding FMN-binding protein: protein MIRTPAAPRPLRVGAGLAGVAGIVLLAGCSTTGGGTTDVDGEQSSAPSSESSASGDTGDSSTASYADGTYTAEGSYATPESVETISVTVTLADDVITAVEVTGNPTRRESEQYQGEFIGGIADVVVGKDIDEISVSRVAGSSLTSGGFNEAIDQIKADAAA from the coding sequence ATGATCCGCACTCCCGCCGCCCCCCGTCCGCTCCGCGTCGGAGCCGGTCTCGCCGGCGTCGCCGGGATCGTCCTGCTCGCCGGCTGCTCCACGACCGGCGGCGGCACCACCGACGTCGACGGCGAGCAGTCCAGCGCGCCGAGCAGCGAGTCGAGCGCGTCCGGCGACACGGGCGACTCGTCGACCGCGAGCTACGCCGACGGCACCTACACGGCCGAGGGGTCGTACGCGACGCCCGAATCGGTCGAGACCATCTCCGTCACGGTCACCCTCGCAGACGACGTCATCACCGCCGTCGAGGTGACGGGCAACCCGACCAGGCGCGAGTCCGAGCAGTACCAGGGCGAGTTCATCGGCGGGATCGCCGATGTCGTCGTGGGCAAGGACATCGACGAGATCTCGGTCAGCCGGGTCGCCGGCTCCTCGCTCACGAGCGGCGGGTTCAACGAGGCGATCGATCAGATCAAGGCGGATGCGGCGGCCTGA
- a CDS encoding cation-translocating P-type ATPase, with the protein MTAQLTDADLAIVRPHARSADDVVTALGTDGHGLSSEEARARLARVGPNQLPEPARKPAIVRFLVHFNDTLIYILLAAAVIKAVMGDWLDFWVIMAVAIINAVIGYIQEGRAEKALAGIRGMLSADASVRRDGGWGTIPSSDLVPGDIVRLMPGDRVPADVRLTQAFQLRVDESALTGESVPSSKDLAPVDDDAGVGDRTSMAFSGTIVAAGQGRGVVTGTGVSTEIGKIQTLADEAGSLATPLTRQLDDFGRLLTIVILAMAAVMLLIGRFLHQMPFDDLISAAIGFAVAAIPEGLPALVTITLAIGVQQMAKRQAITRKLPAVEALGSVTTVCSDKTGTLTKNEMTVRSIVTPVATYDVTGLGYDPDGAIEPREGQSGGDLAAILAVATLCNDAHIVADPAAASGDGGWALVGEPTEGALKVVAMKGAVNAGGSTRVGVLPFDSANKFMATLNEGSDSSRAILVKGAPDRLLDRSGSQRGLRGAEPLDRARWDGVVDELSAQGLRVLAAARRPVPAGTDGLGIDDLHDLEFLGVWGIVDPPRPEAIEAIADCHHAGISVKMITGDHAGTALAIGREMGLVSGDDVRVLTGAELEALSQDQLTRVVRDVDVYARTSPEHKIRIVRALQAHDEVVAMTGDGVNDAPALTRANVGIAMGIKGTEATKEAAEIVLADDNFATIRSAIREGRRIYDNLRKSVVFLLPTNGAQSLVILIAVVFGLTLPLTSVQVLWVNMVTALTLSLALAYEPAERGIMSRPPRRTGGGIIDGREFGFVLVVSVLIAAAAMGVFYTQVAVGVAVEYARTQAVLMLALGQLAYLLNCRFLTRSSITTDVFRGNRMVWISAAALIALQLVFTYVPFMNVLFESVPLGAQSWLLPLLLSVVIFFLVEVLKGVLRTRDAGPRR; encoded by the coding sequence ATGACAGCTCAGCTCACCGACGCCGACCTCGCGATCGTCCGTCCGCACGCCCGGTCGGCGGACGACGTCGTCACCGCGCTCGGCACCGACGGCCACGGTCTCTCGAGCGAGGAGGCGCGCGCGCGACTCGCACGCGTCGGCCCCAACCAGCTGCCGGAGCCCGCCCGCAAGCCCGCGATCGTGCGCTTCCTCGTGCACTTCAACGACACCCTGATCTACATCCTGCTCGCGGCCGCCGTCATCAAGGCGGTGATGGGGGACTGGCTGGACTTCTGGGTGATCATGGCGGTCGCGATCATCAACGCCGTCATCGGCTACATCCAGGAGGGGCGCGCCGAGAAGGCGCTGGCCGGGATCAGGGGGATGCTGTCCGCCGACGCGAGCGTGCGCCGTGACGGAGGGTGGGGCACGATCCCGTCGTCCGACCTCGTCCCCGGCGACATCGTCCGGCTCATGCCCGGCGATCGTGTTCCCGCCGATGTGCGGCTGACGCAGGCCTTCCAGCTGCGGGTGGACGAATCGGCGCTGACGGGCGAGTCGGTGCCCTCATCCAAGGACCTCGCCCCCGTCGACGACGACGCCGGTGTCGGCGACCGCACGTCGATGGCGTTCTCCGGCACGATCGTCGCCGCCGGACAGGGCCGGGGCGTCGTCACCGGCACCGGCGTCTCGACTGAGATCGGGAAGATCCAGACGCTCGCCGACGAGGCCGGCTCGCTCGCCACGCCCCTCACCCGGCAGCTCGACGACTTCGGGCGGCTCCTCACGATCGTCATCCTCGCGATGGCGGCCGTGATGCTGCTGATCGGCCGGTTCCTGCACCAGATGCCGTTCGACGACCTCATCTCCGCGGCGATCGGCTTCGCGGTCGCCGCCATCCCGGAAGGGCTGCCCGCCCTGGTCACGATCACCCTGGCGATCGGCGTGCAGCAGATGGCCAAGCGGCAGGCGATCACCCGCAAGCTCCCCGCGGTCGAAGCCCTGGGCTCGGTCACCACGGTGTGCTCCGACAAGACCGGGACGCTGACGAAGAACGAGATGACCGTGCGCAGCATCGTGACCCCCGTCGCGACCTACGACGTGACGGGTCTCGGGTACGACCCCGACGGCGCGATCGAGCCGCGCGAGGGGCAGTCCGGCGGCGACCTCGCCGCGATCCTCGCCGTGGCGACCCTGTGCAACGACGCCCACATCGTGGCCGACCCCGCCGCGGCCTCCGGCGACGGAGGCTGGGCGCTGGTCGGGGAGCCCACCGAGGGTGCCCTGAAGGTCGTCGCGATGAAGGGTGCCGTGAACGCCGGCGGCAGCACCCGCGTCGGCGTGCTGCCCTTCGACTCCGCGAACAAGTTCATGGCGACCCTCAACGAGGGTTCCGACTCGTCGCGGGCGATCCTCGTGAAGGGGGCTCCTGACCGGCTGCTCGATCGGTCCGGATCGCAGCGCGGCCTGCGGGGGGCCGAGCCGCTCGACCGCGCGCGGTGGGACGGGGTCGTCGACGAGCTCAGCGCGCAGGGGCTGCGGGTGCTCGCCGCCGCGCGTCGGCCGGTGCCCGCCGGAACCGACGGGCTCGGCATCGACGATCTGCACGACCTCGAGTTCCTCGGCGTGTGGGGCATCGTCGACCCGCCGCGGCCGGAGGCGATCGAGGCGATCGCGGACTGCCACCACGCCGGCATCAGCGTGAAGATGATCACGGGCGACCACGCGGGCACGGCGCTCGCGATCGGACGCGAGATGGGCCTGGTCAGCGGCGACGACGTGCGCGTCCTCACCGGCGCCGAGCTCGAGGCGCTGAGCCAGGACCAGCTCACCCGGGTGGTGCGCGACGTCGACGTCTACGCCCGCACCAGCCCCGAGCACAAGATCCGCATCGTGCGCGCGCTGCAGGCACACGACGAGGTCGTCGCGATGACCGGCGACGGGGTCAACGACGCGCCGGCCCTCACCAGGGCGAACGTCGGGATCGCGATGGGCATCAAGGGCACCGAGGCGACCAAGGAGGCCGCCGAGATCGTCCTCGCGGACGACAACTTCGCCACGATCCGCAGCGCGATCCGCGAGGGCCGCCGCATCTACGACAACCTCCGGAAGTCGGTCGTCTTCCTGCTGCCCACCAACGGCGCGCAGTCGCTGGTCATCCTCATCGCCGTGGTCTTCGGGCTCACCCTGCCGCTGACCTCGGTGCAGGTGCTGTGGGTCAACATGGTGACGGCGCTGACGCTCTCGCTCGCGCTCGCGTACGAGCCTGCCGAGCGGGGCATCATGTCGCGGCCGCCTCGCCGCACGGGCGGGGGCATCATCGACGGGCGCGAGTTCGGGTTCGTGCTGGTGGTGTCCGTCCTCATCGCGGCCGCCGCGATGGGGGTGTTCTACACGCAGGTGGCCGTCGGCGTGGCCGTCGAGTACGCACGGACCCAGGCCGTGCTCATGCTCGCACTCGGTCAGCTCGCCTACCTGCTCAACTGCCGGTTCCTGACGCGGTCGAGCATCACAACTGACGTGTTCCGCGGCAACCGGATGGTGTGGATCTCGGCCGCCGCGCTGATCGCGCTGCAGCTCGTGTTCACCTACGTGCCGTTCATGAACGTGCTCTTCGAGTCGGTCCCGCTGGGCGCGCAGTCGTGGCTGCTGCCGCTGCTGCTGTCCGTCGTGATCTTCTTCCTCGTCGAGGTGCTCAAGGGCGTGCTGCGCACGCGCGACGCCGGGCCGCGACGCTGA